The sequence CAGCCGAGTCCGTCCAGCGCCGACAGCGGGCCCGGCACCGAGTCGGTCAGGCCGCGTTCGAACCAGCAGATCATGCCGGCGCTGATGCCGCCGATCACCGTGCCGGCCTCGTAGGCCGTGCGCAGCGCCGCATCGAGCCCCAGTCGCGCCATAGCGCCAGCATCGAGCGGGTGTTGCCGCCGCCGACGAAGATCGCGTCGTGATCGGCCACGAAGCCGGCCAGGTCGGCGCTCGGCGGCCGGAACAGCGACAGGTGGCTGGCCTGGCAGTCGTAGCGCGCGTGGGCGGCATAGAACTTCAGCAGGTACTCGGGCGAATCGCCGCTGGCGGTGGGGATGAAGCAGACGCGCGGCCGCACCTTGCCGGTGGCGGCGAGAAAGTAGCGGTCGAGCCGCGGCGAGGTTTCCATCGAGAAACCGCCGCCGCCGAGGACGATCAGTTGTCGGGCCATGAGGCGATCCGGATTTGCTGGCGCGGCGATCAGAGCTGCGAGGTGCAGCAGGGGCAGCGCGTGGCCTTGATCGGGATCGCACGGTAGCAGAAGCGGCATTCCTTGGTATCGGGCTCGGCCGGTGCGGCGGGTTCCTGGCTCTTGAGCTTGTTGAGCGTGCGGATCAGCAGGAAGACGGCGAAGGCGACGATCACGAAGCTGATCACCGCGTTGAAGAACACGCCGACGTTGACCGTGACGGCGCCGGCTTCCTGCGCGGCCTTGAGCGTCTCGTAGGGGCCGGGCGCCTTGGCGCCTTCCTTCAGCACCGCGAACAGGTTGGAGAAATCGACGTTGCCGAGCAGGAGGCCGATCGGCGGCATGATCACGTCCTTGACCAGCGAGTCGACGATCTTGCCGAAGGCGGCGCCGATGATCACGCCGACGGCGAGATCGACCACGTTGCCGCGCATGGCGAATTCCTTGAACTCCTTGAGCATCGTTTTCTCCTTGTGTCAGATGGGGTGCCCGGTGGCGGGCGAGTCGGCGTCACGTTAGGCGAGGGCCGGCAAGGCCGTCAAGCGCGCCGGGCCTGGCTTGCAGGGCGATGCGGGTGCGGCGGCGAAAAAGAAAAAAGGCAGCCGAAGCTGCCTTTTTTCCTGCCAAGCGTCGAATCGCGGGAAGCGATTAGAAGCTGTGGTAGATACCGCTGGAGAACTGCGACTCGGTCTTGCGCGAACCGCCGAAATCGGTACCGACGAATTCGGTGGCGATCACGGTGCGCTTGGACAGCGGCACAGCCAGGCCCAGGCCGTACTTGGTGAACTCGCTGTCGTTCAGCTTGGTGCTGCCGTACTTCAGCTTGTCGCCGTAGGTCACGCCGCCGTAGAAGCTCGACTCGCCCAGCGCCAGAGCGGCGGTCAGGGTGTAGTTGTTGCGCTTGTTGGTGCCGTAGCCGTCGGCGCTGTACACATGGCGCAGCCAGGCAGCGCTCAGCGACAGGTCGCCGAAGGTGGTGCCGCCGCCCAGCAGGGCGTTGCGCAGCTTGCTGTTGTTGCCGGTGGTGCTGTTGGCGATGTTGCCGGCGCCGATGATCCAGAAGTTGCCGATCGTGCCCTTGCTCGAGAAGCTGTAGATGTCGCCGTTCTTGGTGTTGGTGGCGTCGTTCTTGCTCTCGGTGGTGGCGTAGTCGACGTTAATGTCGAGGCCTTCCATGCCGAAGGAATAGCGCACGGTGTTGTTGGTGCGGTAGGCGTAGCCGGCGTCGCCTTGATCCGGGATCAGGCCGGTACCGGTGTAGCCCTGGATGTCGTAACCCATCTGGGCGAAGCTGGTGTTCTGGTACCAGGGATCGAACTCTTCGTAGGCCTTGGTGAAGGCGCTCTTGCCGCGACCCAGGCCGATGCTGTGGCCGCCGCTCTTGAGGCCGACCCAGCCTTCGCGGGTGGCGAAGCCGCCGCGGGAGCCATCGTCGATGTTGACGGCGCTTTCGATCTGGAAGAAGGCGCTCAGGCCGTTGCCCAGATTCTCGGTGCCCTTGAGGCCGATGCGCGACGATTCGCTGTCGATCGAGAACAGGTTGTCGTTGGTGTTGTCGATGACGATGGCGGCGTTGGCTTGGCCGTACAGGATGACTTCGTTTTCGGCGGCGAAGGCGGCGGGCGCGACGGCGGCGGCCACGGCCAGGGCAATCAGCTTCTTGTTCATTGCGTCTTCCTTTGCGAAGGTTTTGGAAAAGCGGTACTGCGTCAAGCGTTCGCTTAAAGCATATTCAGCGAGACATTACGGCAACATGATAGGCGGCGCCCGGCGAGGCAGGCAACGCACTCCAGCCTCGACCGGCACTGGACTTGAGAAGTTCCGTATTTGAAATCATTTTCCAAGTCCATGTTTTAATTGATAATTTAATTGAAATTCCGGCATTGTCCGGGTTGCGGCGATGCAACACAAACCGCTTGCGCGGAATGCCGGCTCTCATATGTAAAAATTGCGCGAACGGGCGCTGCAGTTCCGCGAGGGGCGCATTTTAGCCGCAATCGCCGATGCCGTCCCGCCTTAACGACATTGACAAGTTATTTACATATGGCGGTTATCGCCTCTTGCGCGAATCGATCAGGGCCGGATGAATGGGGCGGCGATCAGCAGGTAGCGCGCCGATTTGCCCAGCAGGATGGCCAGGGCGGCCCGTCCCGGCGGCAGATTCAGCCAGCCGGCCGCGAGACAGAGGCCGTCGCCGATCAGCGGCAGCCAGGCCAGCAGCAGGCTGGCGGCGCCATAGCGCTGCAGCCAGGCCAGCGCGCGCGGCGACAGGCCGGGCGCCCGGCCGCCGCCGCGCAGCCGGAGGCCGAGCCAGAAGGTGGTGAGGCTACCGGCCGTATTGCCGAGCGTGGCGACCAGCACCGCGGCCGGCCAGCTGGCCGGTTGCGCCTGCAGCCAGAAGGCCAGCGCCAGCTCGGAATTGCCGGGCAGCAGCGTGGCCGACAGCAGCGCCGACAGGAACAGGCCGCCCAGGCCCCATTGCACGGGCAGCGCGGCGAGCGAGTCGAGCATCGTCGTGCGGGAGACCGGCCGGACCGATCAGAACTGCGCGGTTTCGCCGGTATGGCTGCGCACCAGCTCGCCGAGCTGGCCGAACAATTCGCCGTCGTCGCGCGTGCTGCACCAGCGGCCGTCCTGCAGGCGGTAGTGGAAGCCGCCCGAGCGCGCGGCCAGCCAGATCTCCTGGTTCGGCACGTGGCGGTTCACCACCAGCTTGGCGCCGTCGTCGAATTCGATCTCGAGCACGTTGCCTTTGCGGTCGAGGTCGACGTCGAAGTCGTCGAGCGCGGCTTCGATGCGATCGAATACCGCATCGCTGATCTGTAGAAATTCGCTTTCGTTCATTGGCCCGGTCCTGCCTGGTTGCTAGTATCGGCATTTTACCGCCGGGCCAAGCCATGCGTTTGCTCGTTCTCTGCCTGATCGCCAGTCTCCTGGCCGCCTGCGGCTACAAGGGCCCGCTCTACCTGCCCAAGCCCGACCAGACTTCCTCCTCGCCCAAGACCCCCGCCCATGAAGCTCACACCCGCCCCGGACGGCGGGCTCGCCCTCGACGGCGTGCCGCTGTCCGCCATCGCCGAGACCTTCGGCACGCCGTGTTACGTCTATTCGGAAGCCTTCCTCAGCGAGACCTACCGCGCCTACCGCGACGCCTTCGCCAGCGTCGAGACGCTGATCTGCTACGCGATGAAGGCCAATTCGAACCTCAGCGTGCTGCGCACTTTCGCCCGGCTCGGCGCCGGCTGCGACATCGTCTCCGGCGGCGAGCTGGCCCGTGCACTGGCGGCCGGGGTGCCGGCCGAGCGCATCGTGTTCTCCGGCGTGGCCAAGCGCGCCGACGAGATGCGCGCCGCGCTCGAAGCCGGCATCCATTGCTTCAACGTCGAATCCGAGGCCGAGCTGCAGCGGCTGAACGAGGTCGCCGCCGGCGTCGGCCGCCGCGCCTCGGTCAGCCTGCGGGTGAATCCGGACGTCGACGCGCGCACCCATCCGTATATCTCCACCGGCCTCAAGGACAACAAGTTCGGCATCGGCTGGGCCGAGGCGCGCCGCGTTTACGGCGTGGCGGCCGGGCTGCCGCACCTGAAGGTGGTCGGCATCGATTGCCACATCGGTTCGCAGCTGACCGAGCTCAGCCCCTTCGTCGACGCGCTCGACCGCCTGCTGGCGCTGGTCGACACGCTGGCGGCCGACGGCATCGTGCTCGAGCACCTCGACCTCGGCGGCGGCCTCGGCATCCGCTACACCGACGAGACGCCGCCCGAGGTCGACGAGTACGCGCGCGCGGTGCTGGGCCGGCTGGCCGGCCGCAAGCTCAAGCTGGTGCTGGAGCCGGGCCGCTCGCTGGTCGGCAATGCCGGCCTGCTGCTGACCCGGGTCGAATACCTGAAGCCGGGCGAGGGCAAGCATTTCGCCATCGTCGATGCGGCGATGAACGACCTGATGCGGCCGGCGCTGTACGGCGCCTATCACGACATCGTCGCGGTGCGGCCGAACCAGGCGCCCGAGCGCGTGTACGACGTGGTCGGCCCGGTCTGCGAGAGCAGCGATTTCCTCGGCAAGGACCGCCGCCTGGCGCTGGAGCAGGGCGACCTGCTGGCGGTGCTGTCGGCCGGTGCCTACGGCATGACCATGAGCTCGAACTACAACACCCGCGCCCGCGCGGCCGAGGTGCTGGTCGGCGACGGCCGCGCCCGGCTGATCCGGGCGCGCGAGACGCTGGACGAGCTGCTGGCCAACGAGCGCGCGCTGCTGGTCGACTGATCCTCCACCCGGCGCCATGTGAAAAGGCCGCATCCATGAGATGCGGCCTTTTTCGTTGGGGCGCGGAATGGCGGCGGTTCGCCAGGAAGGCTTGGCCGGGCCGGCGCGCCAAAAGACGAAAGCCCGACCGCCTTGGAGGCGATCGGGCTTTGCTTGTCTGGCTCCCCGACCTGGGCTCGAACCAGGGACCTACGGATTAACAGTCCGGCGCTCTACCGACTGAGCTATCGGGGAAAGGACGCGCAAGATATCGGCGAGCCGGCGGCTTGTCAAAGGTTTTCGCGTATTTCCGCATGCCCGGTTGCGCGGACGGGGATGCCGGCCGGCCCGACGAGCGCGGTGGCGACGGGCATGGACCGCGGCGCGGGCTGGACTACACTGGAAAATATAATAGGCGGCGACAAGCGGAGGCCGGCATGAGGGCGCGATCCACCCATACCCTGATTTCCGATCCCTACCGGGCCGGCGTGGCGCTGGGCGAGGCGCTGGCCGATCTCGAGCCCGAGGTGGTGTTCCTGTTCAGCGCGGTCCATTACGGCGGCAGCGCCGAGCTGCTCGAAGGGCTGCGCGACGTATTGGGACGCGACGAGCTGGTGGTGATCGGCAACAGCGGCGACGGCTTCTACAGCGGCGACCGCGCCTCGGATCTCGGCGCGGTGGCGCTCGGCCTGAACAGCGAAGGCGAGGTGGCCTGGACGCTGGCCGCGGCCGCCGGCCTCGGCGCCGATCCGGCCGGGGCGACGCGCGAGGCCTTCGTCCGCCTGCGCGCGGCGGCCGGCGGCGAGCCGGACCTGGTGTTCCTGGCCGCCGATTTCCGCGCCGACGCCAGCCTGATCGAGGCCGTGCTGCGCGACGAGGTCGACTGCCCGGTGATGGGCGGCCTGGCCGCCGACGACAACCGCATGGCCGGCTGCTACCTGTACGCCGGCGACGAGGTGCTGCAGGACGCGGTGGTGCTGCTCGGCGCGCGCGGGCCGATCCGCTTCGACATCCGGGTGGCGAACGACCTGACGCCGGTCGGCCGGCCCGGCCGGGTCGACGAGGCCGAAGGCACCCAGCTGCAGCGCATCGACGGCATCGGCGCGATGGCCTTCATCGAGCGCGAGACCGGCAAGCCGGTGCTGCAGACCGATCGCGGCGTGGTGGCGCTGAGCGTGATCGATCCGGCGCGGCCGGCGCAGCGCAGCCTGCGCGCGATCGTGCCCGACTTCGGCGCCGCCGAGGGCGCGATCGGGCTCTACGGCGGCATCGAGCCCGGCAAGACGGTGCAGGTCTGCCTGACCGGCCCGGCCGAGCTGCTGCGCGAGGTGAAGGGCATCGCCGAGCAGGCCCGCTCGCTCGAATTCGAGCCGGTGGCCGGCCTGTTGGTCAGCTGTACCGGCCGCAAGCAACTGCTCGGCGGCGAGATCGCGCGCGAGGCCGGCCTGCTCGGCGAGGCCTTCGGCGGCGGCCTGCCGCTGGCCGGCTATCCCTCCTTCGGCGAGATCGGGCCGTTGCGCGACGGGGCGGGCTATACCCGCAACCTGTTCCACAACATGACCTACATCGTGCTGCTGATCGGCGCCTGAGCCCCGCGATGCGAGTCCTGCTGAGCACCATCGATCCGCCGCCGCCCGGCTTCACCTGGGTGGCGGAGGTGCAGAAGCGCGAGCTGCTGGCCGGCCCGGTGGCGGTCTATTGCCAGTCGATCGACCTGCTGCTGCCGCGCGTGGAGCTGTTCCTGCGCCGGGTGGCCGGCGTGCTGGTGG is a genomic window of Chitinimonas koreensis containing:
- the mscL gene encoding large conductance mechanosensitive channel protein MscL, with the translated sequence MLKEFKEFAMRGNVVDLAVGVIIGAAFGKIVDSLVKDVIMPPIGLLLGNVDFSNLFAVLKEGAKAPGPYETLKAAQEAGAVTVNVGVFFNAVISFVIVAFAVFLLIRTLNKLKSQEPAAPAEPDTKECRFCYRAIPIKATRCPCCTSQL
- a CDS encoding porin, with the protein product MNKKLIALAVAAAVAPAAFAAENEVILYGQANAAIVIDNTNDNLFSIDSESSRIGLKGTENLGNGLSAFFQIESAVNIDDGSRGGFATREGWVGLKSGGHSIGLGRGKSAFTKAYEEFDPWYQNTSFAQMGYDIQGYTGTGLIPDQGDAGYAYRTNNTVRYSFGMEGLDINVDYATTESKNDATNTKNGDIYSFSSKGTIGNFWIIGAGNIANSTTGNNSKLRNALLGGGTTFGDLSLSAAWLRHVYSADGYGTNKRNNYTLTAALALGESSFYGGVTYGDKLKYGSTKLNDSEFTKYGLGLAVPLSKRTVIATEFVGTDFGGSRKTESQFSSGIYHSF
- a CDS encoding YqaA family protein — translated: MLDSLAALPVQWGLGGLFLSALLSATLLPGNSELALAFWLQAQPASWPAAVLVATLGNTAGSLTTFWLGLRLRGGGRAPGLSPRALAWLQRYGAASLLLAWLPLIGDGLCLAAGWLNLPPGRAALAILLGKSARYLLIAAPFIRP
- the cyaY gene encoding iron donor protein CyaY — protein: MNESEFLQISDAVFDRIEAALDDFDVDLDRKGNVLEIEFDDGAKLVVNRHVPNQEIWLAARSGGFHYRLQDGRWCSTRDDGELFGQLGELVRSHTGETAQF
- the lysA gene encoding diaminopimelate decarboxylase: MKLTPAPDGGLALDGVPLSAIAETFGTPCYVYSEAFLSETYRAYRDAFASVETLICYAMKANSNLSVLRTFARLGAGCDIVSGGELARALAAGVPAERIVFSGVAKRADEMRAALEAGIHCFNVESEAELQRLNEVAAGVGRRASVSLRVNPDVDARTHPYISTGLKDNKFGIGWAEARRVYGVAAGLPHLKVVGIDCHIGSQLTELSPFVDALDRLLALVDTLAADGIVLEHLDLGGGLGIRYTDETPPEVDEYARAVLGRLAGRKLKLVLEPGRSLVGNAGLLLTRVEYLKPGEGKHFAIVDAAMNDLMRPALYGAYHDIVAVRPNQAPERVYDVVGPVCESSDFLGKDRRLALEQGDLLAVLSAGAYGMTMSSNYNTRARAAEVLVGDGRARLIRARETLDELLANERALLVD
- a CDS encoding FIST signal transduction protein; the encoded protein is MRARSTHTLISDPYRAGVALGEALADLEPEVVFLFSAVHYGGSAELLEGLRDVLGRDELVVIGNSGDGFYSGDRASDLGAVALGLNSEGEVAWTLAAAAGLGADPAGATREAFVRLRAAAGGEPDLVFLAADFRADASLIEAVLRDEVDCPVMGGLAADDNRMAGCYLYAGDEVLQDAVVLLGARGPIRFDIRVANDLTPVGRPGRVDEAEGTQLQRIDGIGAMAFIERETGKPVLQTDRGVVALSVIDPARPAQRSLRAIVPDFGAAEGAIGLYGGIEPGKTVQVCLTGPAELLREVKGIAEQARSLEFEPVAGLLVSCTGRKQLLGGEIAREAGLLGEAFGGGLPLAGYPSFGEIGPLRDGAGYTRNLFHNMTYIVLLIGA